The following are encoded in a window of Flavobacterium cupriresistens genomic DNA:
- a CDS encoding non-ribosomal peptide synthetase encodes MKNEMINKLLSLGVQLKIIDGNLKVNAPKGVLTKELLEEIKEHKAYLISLISSNISISKAKVMESYPLTPTQYFMWFTHEYLGGNKAYNITSTLKLSGKLNATLLEKAFQKVVARHESLRTIFRKNQKEEIQQYIRTKEEANFKLQTIVSEDSSVVQLHNQIKKEYQKAFDLEKDLLLSATLLKRNEEEHILLFVLHHIIGDGWSLQILTREVMLVYNSLVHNQEIQLAELSIQYKDYSEWLHEKLASSEYHNKLEYWKQQFETNSPLLNLVPGKRPVMKTYNGNILQHEFSKSFLAALNTFGKEQQMTLFMLLVGGLNGLFSRYTGQSDITLGTTVAGREHSDIENQIGLYSNALPIRTQFDTEDSFLELMQKQKQTLIKAYENKEYPFTAFVNQLALPKDQSRSPLFDIMVLLQNHQGLELNDQKEIDGIVATEYSEIERGVSQLDISFVFVESEKGLTLNVEYNTDIYQENFIANLLQHFEAFVSSGLRKPEQAINAIEIVSPVEKNKLLNEFNTALTPYDSSLTVVNLIQSKAKEDPNQTALVHQGEEISYAQLETYSTKLANCLGQQFNIKKGDFVGIELERNPWMIIAILGVLKAGAVYVPIDPAYPEARKKYIQEDSGCKLIVNTQIIDEFKNNVEQYAETPVATIAQEDLAYVIYTSGSTGNPKGVQLTHESFVDYVLTFKNHFRLTAQDSVVQQASISFDTSIEEIFPILSSGGILFFHDEKGDFDALFKLCEQHKITVLSTNPYALQYLNDTYDQYNLGIRTLISGGDTLQADHVSNLWDKLAVFNTYGPTESTVCATYYQLTNKETVIPIGKPIVNRQVYIMESGATQLTPVGIVGELCISGKGIAAGYLNQPELTREKFVSNPFNSDSLLYRTGDLGYWMADGNIGFIGRKDQQIKIRGYRVELGEIEQALQEDKTVTTAVVLAKERAGEQVLVAYVVGANINIEALKNGLRTSLPDYMIPGFYVELETIPLTSNGKINKQALLAIEDLGVKNNEYVAPGNDLESQMVLLWEEILGISKIGITTSFFDLGGHSLKVIRLINKLEKLGYKLKVKDVFESPTILGIIAKLQLSASAQFSKIPEQEYYPVTSSQRRLWTLSQFEGGSAAYNIANVLELKGKLDLSLFQQSVDKLIDRHESLRTVFKADESGVLSQYILPAASVVCPIDVHHGLNEEALSAKITDHVNHAFDLGEAPLLKVEIISLNDAHHLLLFNLHHIVGDGWSMEILSREIVAQYNHLKQPTGIALPDLPIQYKDYAHWYNSAPNQEKLAESGSYWREQFAGNLPVLELLTTATRPKVKTYNGDSISHAFSIDFITKLKGFCQQHQATLFMAVMAGLNGLFYRYSGQTDIILGTPVAGRDYPDLEDQIGLYLNTLAIRTRFEVTDTYGSLVKKQKKVLLEGYENQSYPFDILVEELGLKRDLSRSALFDVMVVLHNQQDLFSKEETFEEITIAPYKKIQKNTSQFDLSFSFAEGKESLNLTLNYNTDIYTKGFVQKLIDYLERFISEGIEKPNDSIAKIDFVPSEEKKRLLHTYNATNRAYQENRTIVDLVNAQMRKTPDAIALVCEDKTITYKALSEKSNQLAHYLLEQYAVRPGDFVGIKVKRDEWLVIALLAVLKTGATYVPIDLNYPEERIAYIEQDSSCKITITEKVLHDFEQANIPVAELPEIKITSDSLAYIIYTSGSTGKPKGVMLTHDNAVAFLEWSKEEFAAADFDILYAATSHCFDLSVFEMFYPLSTGKKIRIITNGLAIVDYVDSDQKIFINTVPSVVDNLLEREISLKNVSVLNMAGEPIPIALSNALIKYPIEIRNLYGPSEDTTYSSCYRIEKKQEHSLPIGKPISNTRFYIVSEELALQGEGLIGEICISGKGLSVGYLNQPELTKDKFVPNPFDPGTVMYRTGDLGYWMPDQNIGFAGRKDDQIKIRGYRIELGEIEHALQEEETISNAVVLTKEHDGEKQIVAYLKGENIDMQQIRKSLSQKLPGYMLPTYSLLLDEIPLTANGKVDKTALLKLEIFKIKASDYVAPTSETEAKIAAIWQDILGLEKVGITDDFFELGGHSLKATELLSVLQKQFDVSINIQELFLRPTIQNLAMNIENVKWVEEIDNERSVKKILI; translated from the coding sequence ATGAAAAATGAAATGATTAATAAGCTTCTTTCTTTGGGAGTTCAGTTGAAAATAATTGACGGAAATCTTAAGGTGAATGCTCCAAAAGGAGTATTGACAAAAGAGTTGCTGGAAGAGATTAAAGAGCACAAGGCCTACTTGATTAGCTTGATCTCTTCGAATATTTCAATTTCTAAAGCTAAGGTAATGGAAAGTTACCCGCTGACTCCCACGCAATATTTTATGTGGTTTACCCATGAATATCTGGGAGGAAACAAAGCTTACAACATCACTTCGACATTGAAGTTAAGTGGAAAACTCAATGCGACACTTCTGGAAAAAGCATTTCAAAAAGTAGTCGCACGACACGAATCACTTCGAACCATTTTTAGAAAAAATCAAAAAGAAGAAATACAACAATATATCCGGACTAAGGAAGAAGCAAATTTTAAGCTTCAAACCATAGTTTCGGAGGATTCCTCTGTAGTTCAACTTCACAATCAAATAAAAAAAGAGTACCAAAAAGCTTTCGATCTGGAAAAAGATCTTTTGCTGAGCGCTACTTTATTAAAAAGAAACGAAGAAGAGCACATTTTGTTATTTGTGTTGCACCATATCATAGGCGATGGCTGGTCCTTGCAAATTCTAACCAGAGAAGTAATGCTGGTTTACAATAGTTTAGTCCATAACCAGGAGATACAATTGGCAGAACTGTCGATACAATACAAAGACTACAGCGAATGGCTCCATGAGAAACTTGCAAGTTCTGAATATCATAACAAATTAGAATATTGGAAGCAACAGTTTGAAACCAATTCCCCTCTATTAAATTTAGTTCCGGGAAAACGTCCGGTCATGAAAACGTATAACGGAAATATTCTTCAACACGAATTTTCAAAATCGTTTTTAGCAGCATTAAACACATTTGGTAAAGAACAACAAATGACTTTGTTTATGCTCTTAGTTGGAGGCCTTAATGGATTGTTTTCCAGATATACAGGTCAGAGCGACATAACCCTTGGTACTACTGTGGCAGGAAGAGAACATTCTGATATTGAGAATCAAATAGGTTTATACTCTAATGCACTGCCAATTCGAACACAATTTGATACGGAAGACAGCTTTTTGGAACTCATGCAGAAACAAAAGCAGACGCTTATCAAAGCATACGAAAACAAAGAATATCCTTTTACAGCATTTGTCAATCAATTAGCACTTCCTAAAGACCAAAGCAGATCACCATTGTTTGATATTATGGTGTTGTTGCAAAATCATCAGGGCTTGGAACTAAACGATCAAAAAGAAATAGATGGGATTGTAGCTACTGAATACAGCGAAATAGAAAGAGGTGTAAGCCAACTGGATATTAGTTTTGTATTTGTAGAAAGTGAAAAAGGACTGACATTAAATGTAGAATACAATACAGATATCTATCAGGAGAATTTTATAGCTAATTTGTTACAGCACTTTGAAGCTTTTGTAAGTTCGGGTTTGAGAAAGCCCGAACAAGCAATAAATGCTATTGAAATTGTATCTCCGGTAGAAAAAAATAAACTTCTTAACGAGTTCAATACGGCACTAACGCCTTACGATTCTTCTTTGACGGTAGTAAATCTTATACAATCAAAGGCTAAGGAAGACCCAAATCAAACCGCATTAGTACACCAGGGAGAGGAAATCAGTTATGCTCAATTAGAAACCTACAGTACTAAACTGGCCAATTGTCTTGGACAACAATTCAACATAAAAAAAGGTGATTTTGTTGGAATTGAACTGGAAAGAAATCCATGGATGATTATTGCGATTCTGGGCGTATTAAAAGCAGGCGCGGTCTACGTACCCATAGATCCTGCCTATCCGGAAGCACGAAAAAAGTACATACAAGAAGACAGCGGATGTAAGCTGATTGTCAATACGCAAATCATAGACGAGTTTAAAAATAATGTAGAGCAATATGCTGAGACGCCTGTTGCTACGATTGCTCAAGAAGATTTAGCTTATGTGATCTACACTTCGGGATCGACCGGAAATCCGAAAGGGGTTCAGCTTACACATGAATCTTTTGTAGATTATGTGTTAACGTTTAAAAATCATTTTCGATTAACGGCTCAGGATAGTGTAGTGCAGCAAGCCAGCATTTCTTTTGACACGTCTATAGAAGAAATATTTCCGATTCTTAGTAGCGGAGGAATCTTGTTTTTTCATGACGAAAAAGGGGATTTTGATGCCTTATTCAAGCTTTGCGAACAACACAAAATAACGGTTTTAAGTACGAATCCTTATGCATTGCAATACCTGAATGATACATACGATCAGTACAATCTTGGGATCAGAACACTGATTAGTGGCGGAGATACTTTACAAGCCGATCATGTTAGTAATTTATGGGACAAACTTGCCGTATTTAATACTTATGGCCCCACAGAAAGTACTGTTTGTGCGACCTATTATCAGCTAACAAATAAAGAAACAGTCATTCCAATTGGTAAACCAATAGTGAACAGGCAAGTATATATTATGGAGTCGGGTGCTACTCAATTAACTCCTGTTGGAATTGTTGGTGAACTTTGTATTTCGGGAAAAGGAATAGCAGCCGGATACTTGAATCAGCCTGAATTGACGAGAGAGAAATTTGTCTCCAATCCGTTTAATTCTGATTCGTTACTGTACCGCACAGGAGATTTGGGCTATTGGATGGCCGACGGAAACATCGGTTTTATAGGCCGAAAAGACCAGCAGATAAAAATTAGAGGATACCGTGTAGAACTTGGCGAGATCGAACAGGCACTACAAGAAGATAAAACCGTAACCACGGCAGTAGTACTAGCCAAAGAACGTGCCGGAGAACAAGTTCTTGTTGCCTACGTAGTCGGTGCAAATATCAACATTGAAGCTTTAAAAAATGGCTTAAGAACAAGTTTACCGGATTATATGATTCCCGGGTTTTATGTAGAACTGGAAACAATTCCTTTAACTTCTAATGGAAAAATAAACAAACAAGCGTTATTGGCCATTGAAGATCTTGGCGTAAAAAATAACGAATATGTTGCCCCCGGAAACGACCTGGAATCGCAAATGGTTTTGTTATGGGAAGAGATTTTAGGAATATCCAAAATCGGCATTACCACCAGTTTTTTTGATTTGGGAGGACACAGTCTGAAAGTGATAAGGCTCATCAACAAATTAGAAAAACTAGGATACAAATTAAAAGTCAAAGATGTTTTTGAATCCCCGACTATACTGGGAATTATAGCAAAATTGCAACTGTCTGCGAGCGCACAATTTAGCAAAATACCGGAGCAGGAATACTATCCGGTGACTTCTTCACAAAGACGTTTATGGACGCTAAGTCAATTTGAGGGAGGCAGTGCGGCTTACAACATTGCGAATGTATTAGAATTGAAAGGCAAATTAGACCTGTCCTTATTTCAACAATCAGTAGATAAACTCATTGACCGACACGAGAGTCTTCGCACGGTTTTTAAAGCAGATGAATCGGGAGTGTTGAGCCAATATATACTGCCTGCAGCATCCGTTGTTTGTCCGATAGACGTGCATCATGGATTAAATGAAGAAGCGTTATCAGCAAAAATAACCGATCATGTCAACCATGCTTTTGATCTGGGCGAGGCACCACTGCTAAAAGTAGAAATTATAAGCCTTAACGATGCGCATCATTTACTCTTGTTTAATCTGCATCATATTGTTGGAGATGGCTGGTCGATGGAAATTTTATCCAGAGAAATAGTAGCCCAATACAACCATCTAAAACAACCTACAGGAATTGCGTTACCGGATTTACCGATTCAATATAAAGATTACGCGCATTGGTACAACAGTGCGCCAAATCAGGAAAAATTAGCCGAATCAGGAAGTTACTGGCGCGAGCAATTTGCAGGTAATCTTCCGGTATTGGAATTGTTGACCACAGCCACACGTCCAAAAGTAAAAACGTATAATGGCGATAGTATTTCACATGCTTTTTCAATAGATTTTATTACCAAATTAAAGGGTTTTTGCCAACAGCATCAAGCTACTTTGTTCATGGCAGTAATGGCAGGATTAAACGGCTTGTTTTATAGATACAGCGGACAAACTGATATCATTCTCGGAACTCCGGTAGCAGGACGAGATTATCCGGATTTAGAAGATCAAATAGGATTATACTTGAACACGCTGGCAATTCGAACTCGTTTTGAAGTAACCGATACGTATGGCAGTTTAGTAAAAAAACAAAAGAAGGTATTGCTGGAAGGGTATGAGAATCAATCCTATCCTTTTGATATACTGGTAGAAGAATTGGGGTTAAAACGAGACCTTTCAAGATCGGCACTTTTTGATGTTATGGTTGTTTTACACAATCAGCAAGATTTATTTTCTAAAGAAGAAACTTTCGAAGAAATAACAATAGCGCCCTATAAAAAAATACAAAAGAACACAAGCCAGTTTGATTTGAGTTTTTCTTTCGCGGAAGGAAAAGAGAGCCTGAATCTGACGTTGAATTACAATACTGATATATACACCAAGGGTTTTGTTCAAAAATTGATCGATTATTTAGAAAGATTTATTTCTGAAGGGATAGAAAAACCGAACGATAGCATTGCCAAAATTGACTTTGTTCCTAGTGAAGAAAAAAAACGTTTGCTGCACACTTATAACGCGACAAATAGAGCCTATCAAGAAAACAGAACTATCGTAGATTTGGTTAACGCTCAAATGCGTAAAACACCCGATGCCATTGCGCTTGTGTGTGAAGATAAAACGATTACGTACAAAGCGTTATCGGAAAAATCAAATCAGTTGGCACACTACCTGTTGGAGCAATACGCTGTACGTCCGGGAGATTTTGTAGGTATAAAAGTAAAAAGAGATGAATGGTTGGTTATAGCCCTGCTAGCGGTATTAAAAACCGGAGCGACTTACGTTCCTATCGATTTAAATTATCCGGAAGAACGAATTGCTTATATCGAACAGGACAGTTCTTGTAAAATTACGATAACCGAAAAAGTATTGCATGATTTTGAACAGGCAAACATACCGGTTGCAGAACTGCCGGAAATTAAAATAACATCCGATTCATTAGCGTATATCATCTATACTTCGGGGTCTACAGGAAAGCCAAAAGGCGTTATGTTAACCCATGATAATGCTGTAGCCTTTTTAGAGTGGAGTAAAGAAGAATTTGCTGCTGCTGATTTTGATATTCTCTATGCAGCAACTTCACATTGTTTTGATTTATCGGTGTTTGAAATGTTTTATCCACTGAGCACCGGAAAAAAAATCAGAATCATTACCAACGGATTGGCCATTGTCGATTATGTAGACAGCGACCAAAAAATATTCATAAACACAGTTCCTTCTGTAGTGGATAATTTACTGGAAAGAGAGATTTCTTTAAAAAATGTTTCGGTATTAAACATGGCGGGAGAACCTATTCCGATAGCGTTGAGCAATGCCCTGATCAAATATCCGATCGAGATAAGAAATCTGTACGGTCCGTCTGAAGATACGACTTATAGCAGTTGTTACAGGATTGAGAAAAAGCAGGAACATTCGCTTCCAATTGGAAAACCTATTTCTAACACCCGTTTTTATATCGTATCAGAAGAATTAGCACTACAAGGAGAAGGACTAATAGGCGAGATCTGTATCTCCGGAAAGGGATTATCGGTGGGTTATTTGAATCAACCTGAGCTGACTAAGGATAAATTTGTACCAAATCCGTTTGATCCCGGAACTGTCATGTATCGCACGGGAGATTTGGGCTATTGGATGCCCGATCAAAACATAGGTTTTGCGGGACGAAAAGACGATCAGATAAAAATTCGCGGATACCGTATAGAGCTGGGCGAAATAGAACATGCTTTACAAGAAGAAGAAACTATAAGCAATGCAGTAGTACTGACCAAGGAGCATGACGGAGAAAAACAAATTGTTGCTTATTTAAAAGGCGAGAATATTGACATGCAGCAAATTCGTAAAAGCCTGTCACAAAAACTGCCGGGTTATATGTTGCCAACCTATTCTCTGTTGTTAGACGAAATACCCTTAACAGCTAATGGTAAAGTTGATAAAACGGCACTTTTAAAACTGGAAATTTTCAAAATAAAAGCTTCAGACTATGTAGCACCAACCTCAGAAACAGAAGCAAAAATAGCCGCCATATGGCAGGACATACTTGGTTTGGAAAAGGTAGGTATAACAGATGATTTCTTCGAATTGGGCGGACATAGTTTAAAAGCTACAGAGCTATTATCAG